A window of the Emys orbicularis isolate rEmyOrb1 chromosome 1, rEmyOrb1.hap1, whole genome shotgun sequence genome harbors these coding sequences:
- the LGALS2 gene encoding galectin-2, giving the protein MEDFNMATKIPSNRLKKRTRTRLSCAGTSFGARDLILHQPDLQLKEKFEILNLDVKAGSTLKIKGKVANDAENFVINLGKSPSELGLHFNPRFNESTIICNSRCANCWQSEHRDNHLPFSRGSEVKFIVSFLGDKFKVKLPDGHEVEFPNRHGYDKISYLSVQGGFKVLSFKQE; this is encoded by the exons ATGGAAGACTTTAACATGGCAACGAAGATACCCAGTAACAGGCTGAAGA AAAGAACCAGAACGAGATTATCATGTGCTGGGACTTCTTTTGGGGCCAGAGACTTGATCCTCCACCAGCCTGATCTCCAGCTAAAG GAGAAATTTGAAATCTTGAACCTGGACGTGAAAGCAGGGAGCACCCTGAAGATAAAGGGCAAGGTCGCCAATGATGCTGAGAA CTTTGTGATTAACCTTGGCAAGAGCCCTAGTGAGCTGGGGCTGCACTTCAACCCTCGCTTCAATGAATCCACCATCATCTGCAACTCCAGATGTGCCAACTGCTGGCAGTCGGAGCACCGCGACAACCACCTGCCGTTCTCCCGGGGCTCGGAGGTCAAG TTTATCGTCAGCTTCCTGGGAGACAAGTTCAAGGTGAAGCTGCCGGACGGGCATGAGGTGGAATTCCCCAACCGGCACGGCTACGACAAGATCAGCTACCTGAGTGTGCAGGGCGGGTTCAAAGTCCTCTCCTTCAAACAAGAATGA
- the CDC42EP1 gene encoding cdc42 effector protein 1, with protein MSLGKLPVLGWVSGSHGKRRLKSELTPDMISPPLGDFRHTMHVGRGGDVFGDTSFLSNHGGTETAKANNFFTRTLRHVRRTPLRNRGSGSKAEASPAPPDISPIIKNAVSLPQLNEGTYGGGSPAGKFAFKSTLNNVSDAHYAYGLESGFCTIPRAPRSEKARESSFPAEAELQRSDSLLSFRLDLGPSLMSELLQVISFTEAMDSSDKREEARALAGGQAASPFALHGEWVEAGVPRGSGTPNARCIEGDMAESLWGRSRQGASSPSGHLVHANGDARALEHAEEGPAYAGSRHQSPAWGSAPAEEPGALPKDSLWQGHWNDCSMEAGEFHRAAQVLARHYSARGAHGSLEEEEEGPRESPVVGSCGADEAGWSHSEEEEEEEEEEEAALSAVREGEATAAEGRSDSFEYADEEEEDDEVKV; from the exons ATGAGTCTTGGGAAGCTACCGGTGCTCGGCTGGGTGTCGGGCTCCCATGGCAAACGGCGGTTGAAATCGGAGCTGACGCCGGACATGATCAGCCCACCGCTGGGGGATTTCCGGCACACCATGCACGTGGGGCGTGGCGGGGACGTCTTCGGGGACACCTCCTTCCTCAGCAACCACGGCGGCACCGAGACGGCCAAAGCCAACAACTTCTTCACCCGGACCCTGCGGCACGTGCGGAGGACGCCGCTGAGGAACCGGGGCAGCGGGAGCAAGGCCGAAGCCTCGCCCGCCCCCCCAGACATCTCGCCCATCATCAAGAACGCTGTGTCGCTGCCGCAGCTCAACGAGGGGACCTATGGGGGCGGCAGCCCGGCTGGGAAGTTCGCCTTCAAGAGCACTCTAAACAACGTATCCGATGCACACTATGCTTATG GGCTGGAGTCCGGGTTCTGCACCATCCCGCGTGCTCCGCGCTCAGAGAAGGCCCGGGAGAGCTCCTTCCCCGCAGAAGCAGAGCTCCAGCGCTCGGACTCCCTGCTGTCCTTCCGCCTGGACCTCGGGCCCTCCCTCATGAGCGAGCTCCTCCAGGTCATCAGCTTCACAGAAGCCATGGACAGCAGTGACAAGAGGGAGGAAGCCAGGGCCCTGGCTGGCGGCCAGGCTGCGTCGCCCTTTGCCCTGCATGGCGAGTGGGTTGAGGCCGGGGTCCCTCGGGGATCAGGGACACCCAATGCCAGGTGTATAGAGGGCGACATGGCAGAAAGCCTCTGGGGCCGCTCCAGGCAGGGGGCCAGCTCCCCATCGGGACACTTGGTGCATGCCAATGGAGATGCTCGTGCCCTAGAGCATGCTGAGGAGGGGCCTGCCTATGCTGGGAGCAGGCAccagagccctgcctggggctcagCACCTGCAGAGGAGCCGGGGGCGCTCCCGAAAGACAGCCTGTGGCAGGGGCACTGGAATGACTGCAGCATGGAGGCGGGAGAGTTCCACCgggctgcccaggtcctggctcgCCACTACAGCGCGAGAGGTGCACATGGCAgcctggaggaagaggaggaggggcccCGGGAGAGCCCGGTTGTCGGCTCGTGCGGGGCGGATGAGGCTGGGTGGAGTcacagcgaggaggaggaggaggaggaggaggaagaggaggctgcGCTCTCAGCTGTGCGGGAGGGGGAGGCCACGGCTGCGGAGGGCCGCAGCGACTCCTTTGAGTACGCCgacgaggaggaagaggatgatgaAGTGAAGGTCTGA